A window of Maioricimonas rarisocia genomic DNA:
CGTGGAGGGAGCGTCGACGACCGTTCTTCAGATCGTGACCCGCGACAGAACGCACGAAATCACCTGTCAGGCCGTTCCTCTGCTGGAACGCCGCTTCCCCGAAGTCGACGCCATGCAGCGGCTGGCACACTGCCGCCGGCGCATGCTCAACCTTGCTGCCATCGTGCGGGCCGGAGGCGAAACGGCAGCCGTGCAGCTCTGCGATGCGGTCAATCGTCAGCTGGCCAGCGACTGGCCCGACATTGACCCGGTCACACCCGAAGATCTGCAGGTCGTCCGTTTCGGGCCGGGTGGTTCGCGGATGTGCCAGTTTCTTGTGCCGGGACAGATCGGCGTAGCGGGCGAAACCGGAATGGTGTCGGTGGCGGCGATCCGTTCGCCCGGCAGCCCGCTTCGCGTCAGCGTCCTCCCCGGGAGCGTACCGGGCGAATGAGCGGCAGCAGTGACGGGGGAACGTTCACGAATCCCGGCGATCCGCTGAGGCGAAACTGGCTCTGGTTCTCGCTGCAGCAACTGCTGCAGATTCTCTTCGTATTCGTCTTTCGCTACCGGGCCCGCGGCTACGAGAAGCTCCCTCCCGGCGGAGCCCTGCTGCTGATCAATCATCAGAGCATGCTCGACCCGCTGCTGGTCGGACTCCCGCTCAAGCGTCCGGTCAGTTATGTCGCGCGAGAGAACCTGTTTCACGTGCCAATCGTCGGGTGGATTCTCAAGCGAACCTATGTGATGCCGATCAATCGCGAATCGGCCGGCACGCAGATCATCCGGGAGTCGACGAAGCGGATGAAGCAGGGCTTTCTGGTCGGCCTGTTTCCCGAGGGGACCCGCACAAACGACGGCAACCTTGGGCCCCTCAAGCCCGGTTTCGTCGCCCTGGTGCGACGGGCGGGCGTCCCGGTCTTTCCCGTCGGGATCGCCGGTGCGTATCGGATCATGCCCCGCGGCTGCCTCTTTCCCCGTCCGCGTAAGGTGCGCGTCGTCTTCGGCGACCCGTTGACCGAGGATGAACTGCGCGAAGGTCTGCAGCGTGGAAACGAAGAGCGGCTCGTCGAGCTGGTGACGAGCCGCATCGATGAGTGTGCCCGAGAAGCCCGCGAATGGCTCGCGTCCAACCGCTGAGGCGCTCAGGCCGCCCGCGTCCGCAGAGCGGCGTTCGGGTAGTACTTCGTGACGACGTCCGGGTTGGCCTTGGCTGCGTCCTCGTAGTACAGGTGCAGCAGGCTGTTCCGTACACCGGCCCCTTCGGGCAGCATGTCCCGGCCGTGCCAGCTTCGTTTGGTCACGGTGTTCAGCACGCAGAACGCATAGGCCGAGTTGGGCAGAAACTGGACCTGCTTGACCTTCTCGAAGCCCCGGAAGTTGCCCAGCAGTGCCGCGGGCTTGACGCTCAGCCGATAGAAGGCGGTTCCCAGCTGCACCTGCGATTCGTCACGCGGCAGCGCGATTTGCATCGTGACAACCTTCTTGCGCGTGTCCGGATGCGGCTTGATCTGGTAGCCGCTCACCTCACGGTACAGTTCCGGTTTAGGGAACCCCGGCAGGTCGGCGACAGCATTCTTTGAAACGCCGTAACGGTGGATCAAACCTTCGCTCAGCTGGCGGAACACGTTCCGTTTGACCAGCGGATCGGACAGCGCATTGCGGATCGCCGTCCAGAATTCCCGCCGTTCTTCCGGCAGCCGGCTCAGACCCTCGTCCGTCATTCCGAGTTTGTCACGAACACTGTCGCCGCCGGTGTTCGCATACTTGTACTCGTCGACCGGAGAGTAGAGGTCGGGATCGGGTAGCCAGTCGAGCATCTGCTCATAGACGTCGGCCGGAAACAGCCCGCTCACCACAAAGTGGGGGAACGGCTTGCGATCCGGTTCCGTCTGGGCGATGCGTTCGGCCAGAAAATCGCGGACGTGAATCCGCAGCGCCTCCCAGCGTCCGGTTGCTGTTCCCTCAGCCATCGGTTGGTCCTCGTCATGAAGCCAGCGTGCAGATGTGCGGGGCGTTGTACTGTGCTCCACCTCGATCTGGCAAGACGAATGTTCCGTTGGGGCAGCCATCCCGGCCGGCCGAAACGCCAGCATCTTGCCACTGCGGCACATCGGTCGCTATCCTAGACATCAGTGGCGGTTGATGCGTGTCTCCCCCGAGGGCCTGACCATGCTTCGAATTGCTTGCAGTGACGCCCGTTCCAATTGTGCCGGCCACTCCCGACGGACCGCCCTGAAGGTGGGAGCGTGCGGGTTGCTCAACCTCTCGCTGGTCGACCTCCTCCGGCAGCGTGCTGGTGCGGGAGGTTCCAGAAACGAGAAGTCCGTCATCCTGCTCTGGCTCGACGGCGGCCCCAGCCAGCTCGAATCGTACGACCCCAAGCCGGAAGCCCCCGCAGAATACCGCGGCCCCTGGACGGCGATCTCGACGAAAGTGCCAGGAATTCACCTCACCGAGAAGTTCCCCCTGCAGGCGTCGCACACCGACAAAATGGCGATCGTCCGGTCGCTGCATCACGACAACGGGGATCATTTCGCCGCCGCCCACTGGATGCTCACGGGCAAGTACGGCAGCAACTCGGCCAACAAGGAGTCGATGTTCCCCTCAATCGGTTCTTATGTTTCCCGCATCCGTGGACCTGTCACCAACGGCCTGCCCACGTTTGTGGGGCTCCCGGCGGCCGAGTCGGTCTACCTCTACCCCGGCTACCAGGGGGCGGCCTACCTCGGCCCTGCGTACAACCCCTTCGACGTCCAGCCGCAGCAGCGGTATCTGTCCGCCACCTACACCGCGCCGATCAAGCCGCCGACGCTGCTGGCCAGTATCAACGACGAGTCGACCGGACGAACCTCCGAGCGGGTCAGCCTGCTGTCGCGGCTGGATGGCGTCCGCCGCGAGATTGACCGGACCGGCATGATGGAGTCGATGGATCAGTTCCAGCAGCAGGCGGTCGACATGGTCCTCAGTGGCAAGGCACGCGTCGCCCTCGACATCGAGCAGGAAGACGAGGCCACCCGCGATCGCTACGGACGCGGTCCCTGGGGACACTACACGCTGATGGCCCGGCGGCTCGTCGAAGCGGGCGTCGGCTTCGTCACCGTCGACATGCCCCACTGGGACAACCACTCGCGAATCGAAAAGGGCCACGGCGACAAGATCCCCAAGGTTGACCAGGCCGTTTCCGCCCTGTTGACGGATCTGACCGACCGCGGTCTCCTCGACGACGTGATCGTGCTGGTCATGGGAGAGTTCGGCCGCACGCCGCGACTGAACAACGGGCAGCCCGGCATTCCAATTCCCGGCCGCGACCACTGGGGGAACGCGATCTCGGCGATGATTGCCGGCGGAGGCATTCGCGGCGGTCAGGTGGTCGGCGCCACCAACGACAAGGCGGAGCATCCGATCGAGCGTCCGCTCAAGCCGGCCAACCTGCTGGCGACGGTTTACCATCTGCTGGGGATCGACCCGGCGATGACGTTTCTGAATCACGCCGGCCGCCCGATTTCGATCCTCGACGAGCGCGAGATCATTCGGGAGTTGGTGTGAGAAGGGATCTTCCAAGGGCGTTGTCACATCGTTCGATACTCTGACGGTTCAGAACCGGACGACGTCCTCACTTTCCTGTTTCATGTCATACTGCCTCAATGACCCTGTGCCGGTCTCGTTGCGTCTCTGCAACGGGAGCAGCGGGGACGTCTGCCATTTCGCAACTTCACTTCGATACCACCACATCACGGGCTGCAGCGATGACTAAGGGCAAGAAGCCTACGATCCTGCTGGTGTTCAATGACAGTGCTCTCGAACCCCTCCCGTTTTCGCTGAGAATCCACGAACGAATCCGGCTTCAGATCTGGAAACACTCCGGCCGGAAACAGAAGCGGAGAGGTCGACAGGCCGATGGTGAGGTAGAGGAACGAGACGAAGAAACGCGGACTTTCGAAGAAACGACGCGACCGGGAGTCCTCAGGATCCGGCAGCAATGCGAGAACTGGGGGCATCGCTCTCGAAACCGACAGCGACCAGTGCCGTGTCAGCTCGACAGGGTTCGTGTTCTCCCATTTCGATGGTTGTACTGGTGTGTGGAACGCGTGTGGCCGACGACGGAGGAGGAAACGACGGTCTCCGCCGACAGAGCCCCCTCGTCGATTATTGACGCAGTCGATCGGCTGACTCGACGACTGCTGCCCGACTGGGAAGTGGTGCTGCTGACGGAACGCGATCTGGAGCGGGGTGACAATGGCCAGGTTGACCTCGAGGCCACACTCCAGAGTTGCGGCATCGGAGACGGAACGTGGCCAGACGCTGTCGTCGCCGACATCTGGTTTCAGACGAAAAAAGAGGATCCGACGCTCGCGAGACGGATTGTCGAGTATATCTCCCAGAATCGCGGCGATTCGGTGGGGCAGCATTATCTGGTGTCGACGCTCCCCGAAGACCCGCCGCACGACGATGCGTTCGAGGAGACGCCGCACGAGCGATTTCAGTTCGAAGCGTTCAAGCCGCTGTTTCACTACGTCACCAACCCGTGGGACGAGATTTTCAACCACCTGTTGTATGTGCGGAGTTGTCACCAGTTCGGGACGCTCCTCGGGCGACTCGACGGAACAGGAGATCGTGAGACACGCCGCAAACTCGCCTTGGATGATTTCGGAGTCGACGTGGTCGAAGCGGAATCTCTCCAGGGACGGAACGAGCAGGAAATCAGTCTGGACGGAAAGTCATTCAGCAAACCGGTAATCATCTACCTGCCGGACGCCGATCAGCCGGTGCGGCGCCTGCGCATTTCCCGCTGTACGTTCGAGAAACCGGTGCTCGTTTACCGTGCCCGCGCTGTGCGTACCATCCGTATTCAGCGCTGCGACTTTCACGAAGGTCTTGTGGTGGACCGCTGTCGTTTCGAAGAAGACGCGATCTTCGAGTACAACCGCTTTCTGTCCGAGCCGCCGTGGTTTCATGCCACGCACTTCGGCGGCAGGATCACGTACCGCTGTAATCGGCAACTTCCCGTAAAATCCGAATCCGATTCCAGGCCTGCTGTCCCTCTGATCATGTGGCATCGCTGCGAGTTCTCTGACCGTGGATACGTCGATCTGGGAGGGGATCGCGTCAAGGCAACGTGGTATATGTGCAGCTTTGCTGCCGGCCGGTACCTCGAAGTCGTTTTCCCCTACCTTTGCGAAGCGGGCCTGCGAGGCAACGGTGCTCCCACGGGAAACGTTCGCGCGACGGCGACCGGAGTGGTCGACCTCGCCGCCCACGCCTCCGACGTAGACGCACACTCCGGATACTTCCGTTTCCGCGAAAAGGGACAGAACGAATTCGCCGATGACATCGGTTTCGACCGCCGCGACGTTGATCTCCGGTTCACGAATTCAAACCTGGCCGGCCGCATTGTCATACGGGAGCATCCTTTTCCCACCGGATATTACGATCGCCGCTACGGTCTGGGAGTCAATCTCAGCGGGTCGACGCTTTCCGGATCGCTCAACCTGCAGCATGTGCGCGTCCGGTGGCTGAATCTCGACCGCATCGCAATGCTGGGCGGCGAAATGTTCCTGACCGATCCCGGTTTGACCACTCGCTACTGGCCCAAGTTTGACCGGCGAAACACGAATGCGGCGGGGAGCTTTTCCGGCTGGATTACGACCGCCCTGAAGAGGCTCTACGAACTGAACGTGCCTCGGCTTGCCGGCCTGTGCGTGGGAATGGTACTGACGGCCGGCTTCCTTGCGACGGCCATGGTGTCGTCGAGCGTGCTGGAGTCGACTCTCTATGCTGCTGCCGGGACCTGCACCGGGCTGCTCTGCATGCTGGCGACTTCGCTCCTGTTTGACGAATCGACCAGTCCCTTCAGTCTTGTTCCCGAACGATGTGGCATCATCTACGAGGAGCGGCTGCTCAATGGCCTGGAGCGTCCCCGGTTCTCGACGCATCTGGTCCGACAGAATCGTCTCATCGAGTACGAGAACCTGCTGGCGCGCCGCAAGCTTCACTGTTACAGCGTCGCTCAGCAGTACGAGGATTTGCGGAACGCATTCTCTCGTTCACCGAATACCGATGCGGAAGAAGACTACTGCCACTTCAAGGCGATCGACTACCGCCAGCAGGCAGAGCATCTGACGCTGGAGCAGAATGCGAGAGGCAATGCCGTGTATCCATTGCACTGGAGCGAGAAGGCGGGCGTTGTGCTCTCCATCGTCGCCGGCGCGTTGATCCTGGGCGGAGTGACCGCTGTCGGCTGGCGCGGAGTCGAGTGGGCGGCCGGACTGATCAACGGAGACGCGATGGCCGGACTCGCGCCTTCCGAGTTTCTCTGGAAGAGGTTCCTGACCGTCACGCCCCTGTTCGCGAGCCTGTATCTTCTCGCCGGCTACGCACTCTCCTTCGACGTGCGAGTCCTCTGCAAGTGGGCCGCGCGTCGCACAATTCTGCAGGTGATCAGCGCAGGGCTCTACCCGACACGTACGATTCTGTCGGGCGGCCTGATCATCGTCATGTTTTCCTCAGTTTACATCATCGCGGGAACATACCACCTACCGCTCATGGGCAGCATTGTCGACGGAAACGATATTGCTCTGATCGAAGGAGACAGTGCTGACGTCTGGCGGGCCATGTACTTCAGCGTGGTGACATTCACCACCCTCGGCTACGGCGACTACCACCCCACCGGAGCCTTGCGGATCGTCGCGGCATTCGAGGCCCTGATTGGAGCAATCATGATCGCGATCGTCACAGTTTCGATTGCACGGCAATACCTCAGAAAGTAGCGTGCCGTTGGAATCGTGGACGGAGCCTGATTTCGTTGGGCGATGGCCCTGTTCCTCCGCGAAACTGGTGCTTGCCCCAATCTGGACCGACTGATGCCCCTGCGAATTCTGCTGATAGCTGCCTGCGTGTCTGTCAGTTCTCTTTGCATCGCCCGCGAACCGCGGCCGCTCGTCGTGGCTCATCGCGGCCTCCTTCGCCACGCCCCCGAGAACACGCTCGCCAACTTCCGCGCCTGCCTCGAACTGCGGATCGGATTCGAATTCGATGTCCAGCGGACCCGCGACGGGCATCTCGTCTGCATTCATGACAGCACTGTCGACCGAACGACGACCGGCACCGGCCGGGTGGCCGACTTGACGCTGGACGAGATACGCCGCCTCGACGCCGGGAGCTGGTTCGATACTGCTTTCGAGGGAGAACGGGTGCCGACGATCGAGGAGGTGCTGGCGCTCATCGCCAACTATCGCCAGCACGATGTCCTGATCGCCGTCGACCTCAAGACCGGGGACGCGGGACGCGACGTGGTTCATCTCGCCCAGAAACACGAGGTCCTGGATCGACTGCTGTTCATCGGACGCACGATTACCGACGGTTCCGTTCGCCGGCAGATTCGGGCCGCCTCCCCCCAAGCCCGTGTGGCGGCCGTCGCGAATAATGCCGACGAGTTCGCGGACGCACTCGCTGCCGACGCCGACCGCGTCTACTTCCGGTACGTCCCGTCCGAAGCTGAAATGACCCGGCTCAAGGAGGCGGGGAAGCAG
This region includes:
- a CDS encoding lysophospholipid acyltransferase family protein — translated: MSGSSDGGTFTNPGDPLRRNWLWFSLQQLLQILFVFVFRYRARGYEKLPPGGALLLINHQSMLDPLLVGLPLKRPVSYVARENLFHVPIVGWILKRTYVMPINRESAGTQIIRESTKRMKQGFLVGLFPEGTRTNDGNLGPLKPGFVALVRRAGVPVFPVGIAGAYRIMPRGCLFPRPRKVRVVFGDPLTEDELREGLQRGNEERLVELVTSRIDECAREAREWLASNR
- a CDS encoding DUF1501 domain-containing protein, which codes for MLRIACSDARSNCAGHSRRTALKVGACGLLNLSLVDLLRQRAGAGGSRNEKSVILLWLDGGPSQLESYDPKPEAPAEYRGPWTAISTKVPGIHLTEKFPLQASHTDKMAIVRSLHHDNGDHFAAAHWMLTGKYGSNSANKESMFPSIGSYVSRIRGPVTNGLPTFVGLPAAESVYLYPGYQGAAYLGPAYNPFDVQPQQRYLSATYTAPIKPPTLLASINDESTGRTSERVSLLSRLDGVRREIDRTGMMESMDQFQQQAVDMVLSGKARVALDIEQEDEATRDRYGRGPWGHYTLMARRLVEAGVGFVTVDMPHWDNHSRIEKGHGDKIPKVDQAVSALLTDLTDRGLLDDVIVLVMGEFGRTPRLNNGQPGIPIPGRDHWGNAISAMIAGGGIRGGQVVGATNDKAEHPIERPLKPANLLATVYHLLGIDPAMTFLNHAGRPISILDEREIIRELV
- a CDS encoding potassium channel family protein is translated as MWPTTEEETTVSADRAPSSIIDAVDRLTRRLLPDWEVVLLTERDLERGDNGQVDLEATLQSCGIGDGTWPDAVVADIWFQTKKEDPTLARRIVEYISQNRGDSVGQHYLVSTLPEDPPHDDAFEETPHERFQFEAFKPLFHYVTNPWDEIFNHLLYVRSCHQFGTLLGRLDGTGDRETRRKLALDDFGVDVVEAESLQGRNEQEISLDGKSFSKPVIIYLPDADQPVRRLRISRCTFEKPVLVYRARAVRTIRIQRCDFHEGLVVDRCRFEEDAIFEYNRFLSEPPWFHATHFGGRITYRCNRQLPVKSESDSRPAVPLIMWHRCEFSDRGYVDLGGDRVKATWYMCSFAAGRYLEVVFPYLCEAGLRGNGAPTGNVRATATGVVDLAAHASDVDAHSGYFRFREKGQNEFADDIGFDRRDVDLRFTNSNLAGRIVIREHPFPTGYYDRRYGLGVNLSGSTLSGSLNLQHVRVRWLNLDRIAMLGGEMFLTDPGLTTRYWPKFDRRNTNAAGSFSGWITTALKRLYELNVPRLAGLCVGMVLTAGFLATAMVSSSVLESTLYAAAGTCTGLLCMLATSLLFDESTSPFSLVPERCGIIYEERLLNGLERPRFSTHLVRQNRLIEYENLLARRKLHCYSVAQQYEDLRNAFSRSPNTDAEEDYCHFKAIDYRQQAEHLTLEQNARGNAVYPLHWSEKAGVVLSIVAGALILGGVTAVGWRGVEWAAGLINGDAMAGLAPSEFLWKRFLTVTPLFASLYLLAGYALSFDVRVLCKWAARRTILQVISAGLYPTRTILSGGLIIVMFSSVYIIAGTYHLPLMGSIVDGNDIALIEGDSADVWRAMYFSVVTFTTLGYGDYHPTGALRIVAAFEALIGAIMIAIVTVSIARQYLRK
- a CDS encoding glycerophosphodiester phosphodiesterase; the encoded protein is MPLRILLIAACVSVSSLCIAREPRPLVVAHRGLLRHAPENTLANFRACLELRIGFEFDVQRTRDGHLVCIHDSTVDRTTTGTGRVADLTLDEIRRLDAGSWFDTAFEGERVPTIEEVLALIANYRQHDVLIAVDLKTGDAGRDVVHLAQKHEVLDRLLFIGRTITDGSVRRQIRAASPQARVAAVANNADEFADALAADADRVYFRYVPSEAEMTRLKEAGKQSFIAGPTVAGHEPENWRRLAQVGIDAILTDYPLELQAMLRSQPD